One genomic window of Leptospira paudalimensis includes the following:
- a CDS encoding SGNH/GDSL hydrolase family protein, which yields MNLTNLKHFLCYFVFQFSFQFCYHSDKPSQQYLSLLGANSLNRKITIVGDSLAQWSDGFGLKQKLPSEFTVTDLSVAGYSTEDWLQNKNRLNEIPTQIWIFELGTNDAMVYGTSGYETRTRSLIDFLQNSQNSIVYLTLIPRTNMASIRETIRTNNETLRQIKSQKQNIDIIDVESVFESYKGDVPLYPVSDPIHPNQIGYEIMGELYRKKILGI from the coding sequence ATGAACCTGACAAATTTAAAACATTTCTTATGTTACTTTGTTTTTCAGTTTAGTTTCCAATTTTGTTACCATTCAGATAAACCATCGCAACAATATCTGTCTTTATTAGGAGCAAATTCTTTGAATCGTAAAATCACAATTGTTGGAGATTCACTCGCTCAATGGTCAGATGGATTTGGCCTGAAACAAAAATTACCAAGTGAATTTACTGTTACGGATCTTTCAGTCGCTGGTTACTCTACAGAAGATTGGTTACAAAATAAAAATCGTTTGAATGAGATTCCAACTCAGATTTGGATTTTTGAATTAGGAACAAACGATGCGATGGTTTATGGAACCTCTGGTTATGAAACTCGCACACGTTCCTTAATTGATTTTTTGCAAAACTCTCAAAATTCGATAGTGTATCTTACCCTAATTCCAAGAACAAATATGGCATCGATACGGGAAACAATACGCACCAACAATGAAACTCTTCGCCAAATCAAATCTCAAAAACAAAATATAGATATAATTGATGTAGAATCAGTATTTGAATCCTACAAGGGTGATGTACCATTGTATCCGGTCTCAGACCCAATTCATCCAAACCAAATAGGCTATGAAATTATGGGTGAGTTGTATCGAAAAAAAATCTTAGGAATTTAA
- a CDS encoding dolichyl-phosphate-mannose--protein mannosyltransferase, which translates to MAYASFLFISLLYCFQVGINLGVLPVVWPDEVLFYSPAISFAKTGHLKTEVLTGLIPGMESKTLWMPPGYLLFSGFTLSIFPDSLITLRIANVCIIYLTALGFYILLKRLSISEVAAQIAFASVIWEPLVFRFGTVARMEALTACFFILSLLFATNKSKSNWNPFYAGLMLSFSALSHPIGASFGLITLFLIYQNFGIKKIVWFLLGGLLPILGWIYYIHPNWEWFQIQFGAQLTRKQNLLKTFTFIDKLKIFSFGFGFPKIRLVIICLQLASLSFLTFKHFQNKTNRMNSWNLFWVWILSVFVALYTSSEGWYVYHSLFPLAFGMALLLQEKSFFNKIPYIGIVVSLLAMILMVSIHWSKSDANEIQTLHFQKIEKSLTNSKALYIQSLPDPYFYLKSKRPDLDILEFIPGELELPSTTYIKTIHSRDSFIFYDENLINETIKEYLKNGNWIRKEWDIPVPSNHWLHYKTIVYTRK; encoded by the coding sequence GTGGCTTACGCCTCGTTTTTATTCATCTCCCTTCTCTATTGTTTCCAAGTTGGTATCAACTTAGGAGTATTGCCTGTTGTATGGCCAGATGAGGTTTTATTTTATTCACCTGCCATCTCATTTGCGAAGACAGGACATTTAAAAACCGAGGTCCTCACTGGACTCATACCAGGAATGGAATCCAAAACATTATGGATGCCACCCGGTTATTTATTATTTTCAGGTTTTACATTATCTATTTTCCCTGATTCGTTAATCACCCTTCGCATAGCGAATGTTTGTATTATTTACTTAACTGCACTTGGATTTTACATTTTACTCAAAAGGCTTTCGATTTCCGAGGTTGCAGCTCAAATTGCTTTCGCAAGTGTAATTTGGGAACCTCTAGTGTTTCGATTTGGAACTGTCGCTCGGATGGAAGCTCTCACTGCATGTTTTTTTATACTAAGTTTACTCTTTGCAACAAACAAAAGTAAATCGAATTGGAATCCTTTTTATGCTGGTTTGATGTTGTCGTTTTCCGCATTATCTCATCCTATTGGTGCGTCTTTTGGACTCATCACTCTCTTTTTAATATATCAAAATTTTGGTATCAAAAAAATAGTTTGGTTTTTGTTAGGTGGACTTTTGCCAATATTGGGTTGGATTTATTATATCCATCCCAATTGGGAATGGTTTCAAATTCAGTTTGGTGCTCAACTTACGAGAAAACAAAACCTTCTCAAAACTTTTACATTCATTGATAAGTTGAAGATTTTTTCATTTGGTTTCGGATTTCCTAAAATTCGATTGGTGATCATCTGTTTGCAATTAGCAAGCTTAAGTTTTTTGACTTTCAAACATTTCCAAAACAAAACAAATCGAATGAATTCTTGGAATTTATTTTGGGTCTGGATTTTGTCTGTTTTTGTAGCTTTGTATACTTCTTCTGAAGGTTGGTATGTATACCATAGTCTATTCCCTTTAGCTTTTGGAATGGCATTATTACTCCAAGAAAAATCATTCTTTAACAAAATTCCATATATCGGGATTGTAGTATCCTTACTTGCAATGATCTTAATGGTTTCGATCCATTGGTCAAAATCGGATGCAAACGAAATCCAAACTTTGCATTTTCAAAAGATTGAAAAAAGTTTAACAAATTCAAAAGCACTATACATTCAAAGTTTACCAGACCCTTATTTTTATCTCAAATCCAAACGCCCCGATTTGGATATTCTAGAATTTATTCCTGGTGAACTGGAACTTCCATCAACTACTTATATCAAAACGATCCATTCTCGTGATAGTTTTATCTTTTATGATGAAAATCTGATTAATGAAACCATCAAAGAATATTTAAAAAACGGGAATTGGATTCGGAAAGAATGGGATATACCCGTTCCATCAAATCATTGGTTACATTACAAAACGATTGTATATACGAGAAAATGA
- a CDS encoding STAS domain-containing protein produces MEIKTKKIGKHTLVHLNGRLDITHSDEVEAKLADDVQNGEGDIIINLELISYISSSGIRIFVGMVRELDKQGRKLKLCCITPPVKKVFDVVELLDLFEVFETEQEAVNSLSK; encoded by the coding sequence TTGGAAATAAAAACCAAAAAAATCGGAAAGCACACACTCGTTCACCTCAATGGTCGTTTAGACATTACACATTCTGATGAGGTTGAGGCAAAATTAGCTGATGACGTGCAAAACGGGGAAGGTGACATCATCATCAACCTGGAGCTTATATCCTATATCTCCTCTTCTGGGATTCGTATCTTTGTGGGTATGGTTCGAGAACTCGACAAACAAGGAAGAAAACTCAAACTCTGTTGCATCACTCCACCTGTAAAAAAGGTTTTTGATGTTGTGGAACTACTCGATTTGTTTGAAGTTTTCGAAACGGAACAAGAAGCCGTTAATTCCCTCTCAAAGTAG
- a CDS encoding site-specific integrase encodes MLNTNLKLPTLLPHILTVDVCTIENSLLDQTEVRNLLHKLRCRNHLHYLIIKFLVCTGLSLPELIHLKVADFNSEMNRFHLKNGGRLRRRHIFLEPNFAIELYRYACEFLPSDYLFPGRDGVLRTRTIQKILKNASRLISREIHIPFLRDVIALDLYQKGFPVWEIQEFLGHRTSRSTRQRIMLHIPEAEHNDPRLFTRNRNQAA; translated from the coding sequence ATGCTAAATACTAATTTGAAACTACCAACCTTACTCCCACACATTCTTACTGTTGATGTTTGTACAATTGAAAACTCTCTGTTAGACCAAACAGAAGTCCGAAATTTACTCCATAAACTTAGATGCCGTAACCACCTACACTATTTGATCATCAAATTCTTAGTATGCACTGGTTTATCTTTACCTGAACTCATCCATCTGAAGGTTGCAGATTTTAATTCAGAAATGAATCGTTTCCATTTAAAGAACGGTGGTCGCCTTCGTAGGCGTCATATCTTTCTTGAACCCAATTTTGCGATCGAACTCTATCGGTATGCGTGTGAGTTTTTACCAAGTGATTATCTCTTCCCGGGAAGGGATGGAGTTTTGCGAACACGTACCATACAAAAAATTCTCAAAAATGCAAGCCGTCTCATCTCTAGAGAAATCCATATTCCCTTTTTAAGAGATGTGATTGCTCTCGATTTGTACCAAAAAGGTTTCCCCGTTTGGGAAATCCAAGAATTTTTAGGCCATCGGACATCACGTTCCACTCGTCAGAGGATTATGTTGCATATTCCTGAAGCAGAACACAACGATCCTCGACTTTTTACGAGAAACAGAAACCAAGCGGCGTAA
- a CDS encoding toxic anion resistance protein has translation MDSLELKTNDPELQLTKEDIQKVEELTGQIKLNNPNDIVSYGSSAQAKVSDFADKVLAEIKTKDAGYAGDLLNQLLFKIKDLDMDSFAGEGSTLSKIPLIGGLFDVSRKFLAKFEDLESQIGKIVDELHSARTNLTKDITLLQALYEKNLEYFKEIQIYIAAGDKKIQELRDKILPEMLEKAKAQGDTLASQQYQDMVQMVDRFEKKIHDLKLTRILSLQTGPQIRLIQSGNQVLVEKIQSSILNTIPLWKNQIVIALGLMRQRKALEAQKQVSKTTNDLIQKNAEMLKSGTVEIAKESEKGIIEIETLKNVNQQLIETITETLKIQEDGRQKRKLAEQEMIKIESDIKQKLLESK, from the coding sequence ATGGACTCGCTGGAACTCAAAACAAATGACCCGGAACTTCAACTGACAAAAGAAGACATTCAAAAAGTTGAGGAATTAACCGGACAAATTAAACTCAATAATCCAAATGACATAGTTTCTTATGGATCCTCTGCCCAAGCCAAGGTATCTGATTTTGCGGATAAAGTTTTAGCTGAAATTAAAACGAAGGATGCTGGTTATGCGGGTGATTTGTTAAATCAATTATTATTTAAAATCAAAGACTTGGACATGGATAGTTTTGCGGGGGAAGGAAGTACTCTTTCTAAAATCCCATTGATCGGTGGTTTGTTTGATGTTTCTCGAAAATTTTTAGCAAAGTTTGAAGATCTAGAATCTCAAATTGGAAAAATTGTTGATGAACTGCATTCAGCAAGAACCAATCTCACAAAAGACATAACTTTATTGCAGGCGTTATACGAGAAGAACTTAGAATATTTCAAAGAAATTCAAATCTACATTGCCGCAGGTGACAAAAAAATCCAAGAGTTACGAGACAAAATTCTTCCTGAAATGTTGGAAAAAGCAAAAGCGCAAGGAGATACCTTAGCATCCCAACAGTACCAAGATATGGTGCAAATGGTGGATCGTTTTGAGAAAAAAATTCACGATCTCAAACTAACTAGAATCCTTTCACTGCAAACTGGCCCACAAATCCGTTTGATCCAAAGTGGAAACCAAGTGTTGGTTGAAAAAATCCAAAGTTCAATTTTAAATACAATCCCACTATGGAAAAATCAAATTGTGATCGCTCTTGGTTTGATGCGACAAAGAAAAGCCTTGGAAGCACAAAAACAAGTTTCAAAAACCACAAATGATTTGATTCAAAAAAATGCGGAGATGTTAAAGTCTGGTACAGTTGAGATTGCAAAAGAATCAGAAAAAGGAATCATTGAAATTGAAACACTTAAAAATGTGAACCAACAATTGATTGAAACGATTACCGAAACCTTAAAAATCCAGGAAGACGGACGTCAAAAACGAAAGTTGGCGGAACAAGAGATGATCAAAATCGAATCCGATATCAAACAAAAACTGTTGGAATCTAAATAG
- a CDS encoding DUF4870 domain-containing protein, with protein sequence MTDIQLEQNQEEKKWARRAHISTLLTYPMALLPFPFYFSSLGAMIYPFVMWLSRGKSSYSAKQSLEAMYLQALLSLGYFGFGTKFGDDRVLLVFSYVFMAFLHVVFLGIAIYRTTIGKPHHYPFSFFPLLFSSNRTKENWNELKKKFEDKVEFSEYKTQMEKLDSFRLSTEKDAKLLTDTNLQSLCNEYLHSLSDLRVKLAEDPLSYRKAKQFLNYFPETVSKILSQYIRVNQNTNAPDAEKRKSELNSLLSEVIKTTEQVRNKLNADETLNLDVEITAMKKNIEFGGY encoded by the coding sequence ATGACTGACATACAATTGGAACAAAACCAAGAAGAAAAAAAGTGGGCCAGAAGGGCCCATATCTCTACTTTACTCACTTATCCTATGGCATTATTGCCATTCCCTTTTTATTTTTCCTCACTTGGAGCAATGATTTATCCATTCGTGATGTGGTTATCTCGTGGTAAATCATCCTATTCCGCAAAACAATCATTAGAAGCAATGTATCTACAAGCACTCCTTTCTCTTGGATATTTTGGCTTTGGAACCAAGTTTGGTGATGACCGAGTATTACTTGTGTTCTCCTACGTATTTATGGCTTTTTTGCATGTTGTTTTTTTAGGAATTGCGATTTATCGAACAACAATAGGAAAACCACACCATTATCCATTTAGTTTTTTTCCATTACTCTTTTCATCTAATCGAACCAAGGAAAATTGGAATGAGTTAAAGAAAAAATTTGAAGATAAAGTAGAATTTTCTGAATATAAAACTCAAATGGAAAAGTTGGATTCCTTTCGATTATCCACTGAAAAAGATGCAAAATTACTTACGGATACAAACCTACAAAGTCTGTGTAATGAATATTTGCATTCACTTTCAGATTTAAGAGTGAAACTAGCTGAAGATCCACTTTCGTATCGGAAAGCAAAACAATTCCTAAATTATTTTCCAGAAACTGTTTCCAAAATTCTGAGCCAATACATCAGAGTGAATCAAAATACAAATGCTCCTGATGCAGAAAAGAGAAAATCAGAGCTCAATTCTTTGTTAAGTGAAGTGATCAAAACTACAGAACAAGTTCGAAATAAATTGAATGCTGATGAAACCCTAAATTTAGATGTTGAGATCACCGCCATGAAGAAAAACATCGAATTTGGTGGGTATTAA
- a CDS encoding inositol monophosphatase family protein, producing the protein MHSELLDRSYHFLNFLPNVADFLVEKHKESNLKVDEKSLYNLVTEADLKAESMILEEIQKNFPLDGILSEERGAIEGSSGYTWVIDPLDGTTNYTHGLPLYGVSVGVVETETMAPVIGMVFFPELNTYYHAIKGQGAFREKKQIQVSQTKSMKDSLFVTGFPYDRNLSLDTLMQYYKSILQKSRGIRRTGAATLDLCWLAEGKFEGYYELGLKPWDMAAAGLIVMEAKGKLTSMDGNDFSIMIPSLLASNGYVHEYLLAEFEGQINRVVY; encoded by the coding sequence ATGCATTCTGAATTACTTGATAGATCCTATCATTTTCTAAATTTTTTACCGAATGTTGCGGACTTCCTCGTTGAAAAACACAAGGAATCAAATTTAAAAGTAGATGAAAAAAGTTTATACAACCTAGTAACAGAAGCTGACCTTAAAGCAGAATCGATGATCCTTGAGGAGATCCAAAAAAATTTTCCTTTGGATGGAATCTTATCAGAAGAACGTGGTGCCATTGAAGGTAGTTCTGGGTATACATGGGTAATCGATCCTTTGGATGGCACAACAAACTATACTCATGGTTTACCGCTCTATGGTGTTTCTGTTGGAGTTGTCGAAACAGAAACAATGGCACCTGTAATTGGTATGGTTTTTTTTCCCGAACTAAATACGTATTACCATGCAATCAAGGGCCAAGGTGCCTTTCGCGAAAAAAAACAAATCCAAGTCTCCCAGACAAAGTCGATGAAAGACTCTCTTTTTGTGACGGGATTTCCATATGATAGAAATTTATCATTGGATACACTTATGCAATATTACAAATCGATTTTACAAAAATCGAGAGGTATCCGACGAACAGGTGCCGCAACATTAGACTTATGTTGGTTAGCTGAAGGAAAATTTGAAGGTTATTACGAATTAGGATTAAAACCTTGGGATATGGCAGCTGCAGGACTCATCGTCATGGAAGCAAAGGGAAAATTAACTTCTATGGACGGTAATGATTTTTCCATAATGATCCCGAGTTTACTTGCAAGTAATGGTTACGTACATGAGTATTTGTTAGCAGAGTTTGAAGGGCAAATCAACCGAGTAGTTTATTGA
- a CDS encoding glycosyltransferase family 4 protein: MAKILLITPRFLQNASGGAEKLAFDYVEILSETHDVTVCTTSAKNYVTWENEFKSGVTNENRYKIIRFEVRKKRNIDYMNKILNQCLVAGDAVSMKDQMNFIKEQGPYSPDLIDYVSKNQFEYDLVILIGYLYYPVVMSIPLLKIPFVIVPTFHAEPPFRLPIYKQTYLNHYVYSFNAPEELAVYESYTNQRAKDYFLIGTYVEDQFQSNQYSISKSNTIQLLTIGRIEPAKGYPELFQDYHDWKNLSHRTDVNLKCLGSVFSMDISKEKEILFSGFVSEEEKISEIQKSYLLINPSAYESFSISIMESWLQEKPVLVNANSSVMKGHCIRSQGGLYYSDKISFQRMLEYLLENENLKVRLGKNGRKYVLANFSKEVIQTKLNQMVNKLLG, encoded by the coding sequence ATGGCAAAAATTCTACTCATTACACCACGATTTTTACAAAACGCATCAGGTGGTGCAGAAAAATTAGCCTTTGATTATGTAGAGATATTATCAGAGACACATGATGTTACAGTTTGTACAACTTCGGCAAAAAATTATGTTACTTGGGAAAATGAATTTAAATCAGGAGTAACAAACGAAAATCGATATAAAATCATTCGTTTTGAAGTTAGGAAAAAACGAAATATTGATTACATGAATAAAATACTAAATCAATGTTTGGTTGCGGGTGATGCGGTCTCAATGAAAGACCAAATGAATTTTATAAAAGAACAAGGTCCCTATTCTCCAGACTTAATTGACTATGTTTCAAAAAATCAATTTGAGTATGATTTGGTCATATTAATTGGATATTTATATTATCCTGTAGTAATGAGTATCCCTTTGCTCAAAATACCATTTGTAATTGTTCCGACTTTCCATGCTGAACCTCCATTCCGATTACCGATTTATAAACAAACATACTTAAATCACTATGTCTATAGTTTTAATGCACCTGAAGAATTAGCAGTATACGAATCTTATACGAACCAACGAGCAAAGGATTACTTTTTAATAGGTACCTACGTCGAAGATCAGTTTCAATCTAATCAATATTCAATATCTAAAAGTAATACAATCCAACTTTTAACAATTGGTCGAATTGAACCAGCGAAAGGTTATCCTGAACTATTCCAAGACTATCATGATTGGAAAAACCTAAGCCATCGAACGGATGTGAATCTCAAATGTTTAGGTTCAGTGTTTTCAATGGATATTTCAAAAGAAAAAGAGATTCTATTTTCAGGATTTGTATCAGAAGAAGAAAAAATTTCTGAAATTCAAAAATCCTATCTTTTGATAAATCCATCAGCTTATGAAAGTTTTTCTATTTCTATTATGGAATCTTGGCTTCAGGAAAAACCTGTTTTGGTAAATGCTAACTCATCGGTAATGAAAGGTCATTGTATTCGAAGTCAAGGTGGATTGTATTATTCGGATAAAATTTCATTCCAAAGAATGTTGGAATACCTTTTAGAAAATGAGAATCTGAAAGTTCGATTAGGAAAAAATGGTAGAAAGTATGTACTCGCTAATTTTTCAAAGGAAGTGATTCAAACAAAACTCAACCAAATGGTCAATAAACTACTCGGTTGA
- a CDS encoding glycosyltransferase family 4 protein — translation MNIHQFSAGFQLGDAISQEMLEIKRLLAKEGYQGNIYAENVLSSDRKFAEKIAKVKIQENDVIVYHHSIHSKVLDFLLQYPNKKILIYHNVTPENFFEPYDLRFSYLLRKGREDLEIIRENFQHSFAVSNFNLSELIHLGFKHAKHFPLHLNFQKWDHNHIESRLKTFQFPSFLFVGRIAPNKCQDDLIRFARTWKSNFGNQFSLRMLGFCNPDQQSYLDELNFMISQLDLLNEVKIISYVDETMVKQIYQESNLFLSMSEHEGFCVPLLEAMHFQMPVVAYAAGAVPETLGNSGILFETKNFDKITRDISKIFTNTEYRNNLIYHQNLRLDAYLKSTSILPLLEVIKN, via the coding sequence ATGAACATTCATCAGTTTTCAGCAGGATTCCAGTTAGGTGATGCAATCTCTCAGGAGATGTTAGAGATTAAACGTCTATTAGCAAAGGAAGGTTATCAAGGAAATATCTACGCTGAAAATGTATTGTCCAGTGACCGTAAGTTTGCAGAAAAAATTGCAAAAGTGAAAATTCAGGAAAACGATGTAATTGTTTACCATCATTCCATACACTCTAAAGTATTAGATTTTTTATTACAATATCCAAATAAAAAAATACTAATTTATCATAACGTAACGCCAGAGAACTTTTTTGAACCTTATGACCTACGTTTCAGTTATCTACTTAGAAAAGGTAGAGAAGATTTGGAAATCATTCGAGAAAATTTCCAACATTCTTTTGCTGTCTCCAATTTTAATTTGAGTGAACTCATTCATTTAGGTTTCAAACACGCAAAACATTTTCCACTACACTTAAATTTTCAAAAATGGGACCACAATCACATTGAATCAAGATTAAAAACATTTCAATTTCCATCCTTCCTATTTGTAGGTAGAATTGCACCTAACAAATGCCAAGATGATTTAATTCGTTTTGCGAGAACTTGGAAATCGAATTTCGGAAATCAGTTTTCTCTACGTATGTTAGGTTTTTGTAACCCCGACCAACAATCTTATTTAGATGAACTCAACTTTATGATTTCACAACTAGATTTACTGAATGAAGTAAAAATTATTTCTTATGTCGATGAAACTATGGTAAAACAAATTTACCAAGAAAGTAATTTGTTTTTATCAATGAGTGAACATGAAGGATTTTGTGTTCCATTATTGGAAGCAATGCATTTTCAGATGCCTGTAGTCGCTTATGCTGCTGGTGCTGTTCCAGAAACGCTTGGAAATTCTGGAATTCTTTTTGAAACTAAAAACTTTGACAAAATAACGAGAGATATTAGTAAAATTTTTACCAATACAGAATATCGAAATAACCTCATTTATCATCAAAACTTAAGGCTTGATGCTTATTTAAAATCTACGAGCATTTTACCTTTGTTAGAAGTTATCAAAAATTAA
- a CDS encoding glycosyltransferase family 4 protein — protein sequence MNVFQHLDELKDSDGVGNDAIGLSEVFQNLGYKTHFITRLPRKGKPLISEFHLVDSFNHPTHSEDIHILHYGGSGYPYTLFQNLPGTKILRFHNVTPSRFYEHTTTEDIFHAMEKFESLSYLELASLSIFCDSVWCDSQFNFETLSSYNFRNPFIVPICKQYQTFQNSAIHSKNKFSIAFVGRYSPQKKWEDLISFTSEWLTEFPEAECYCIGSIIGAFDGYFDRLKETVRKHQLEDKVHFIMGKSDSEVLSILNQTSVFVSMSEHEGFCLPILEAFGSGIPVFAYAAGAVPGTMRNGGKLFFEKNVPSLVQTIKETLLQKEKYDEMIQSQFSALKYYNEYPFPSVISGILQSGIK from the coding sequence ATGAATGTTTTCCAACATTTAGATGAACTAAAAGATTCGGATGGTGTCGGAAATGATGCTATCGGTTTATCTGAAGTATTTCAAAATTTAGGTTATAAAACACATTTCATCACTAGGTTACCAAGAAAGGGAAAACCACTGATCAGTGAATTTCACTTAGTGGATTCATTTAATCATCCAACTCATTCCGAAGACATCCATATTCTCCATTATGGAGGTTCTGGTTATCCCTACACATTATTTCAGAACTTACCTGGCACAAAAATATTAAGATTTCATAATGTAACTCCTTCAAGATTTTACGAACATACAACAACAGAAGATATTTTTCATGCAATGGAAAAGTTTGAATCACTCTCTTATTTAGAACTAGCAAGTTTATCAATTTTTTGTGACTCAGTGTGGTGTGATTCTCAATTTAATTTCGAAACATTGAGTAGTTACAATTTTCGAAATCCATTTATTGTTCCGATTTGCAAACAATACCAAACTTTTCAAAATTCGGCTATACATTCAAAAAATAAATTCTCTATTGCTTTTGTTGGTAGATATTCACCTCAAAAAAAATGGGAAGACTTAATCAGTTTTACTTCTGAATGGTTAACTGAATTTCCAGAGGCTGAGTGTTATTGTATTGGATCCATCATAGGAGCTTTTGATGGTTACTTCGATCGATTAAAAGAGACTGTCAGAAAGCACCAACTCGAAGATAAAGTACATTTTATCATGGGAAAATCTGATTCTGAAGTTCTATCCATCCTAAATCAAACTAGTGTTTTCGTATCCATGAGTGAACATGAAGGATTTTGTCTGCCTATCTTGGAAGCGTTTGGATCTGGCATTCCTGTATTTGCTTATGCAGCTGGTGCAGTGCCGGGAACGATGCGTAACGGGGGAAAACTTTTTTTTGAAAAAAACGTTCCATCACTTGTGCAAACCATAAAAGAAACCCTACTCCAGAAAGAAAAATATGATGAAATGATTCAAAGTCAATTTTCTGCATTAAAGTATTACAATGAATATCCTTTTCCATCTGTAATCTCAGGCATTTTACAAAGTGGTATCAAATGA
- a CDS encoding LIC_10202 family protein: MEDKKKFNPSPFVEIRDPQLNVQEIVESLESKIPLDPNHQIHWSELTKISYKPESPLGFRKFDPAGTAHLFEKGISSPKFSNPKFWYIRGPIKFIINRVISVYSQIDKKLSENRIRAFFSVLHELVRLGKRLELIERRFDGFYRDHLLNSNQTKSPNFSWATESFFVDAGINPNWNLTIDDLKSSKQVLVLFPEWGEILKQLSIQKIPFQSITSNSEQYQLIKNKISHNIHYLESIFPLSQLKMQNFDVLVYLPLNRFPTYFIERIFAEISYLLNKGNHLYFSVSIQPGFDNRPFRDLQISEINLELLPNYLNTLGFNSLRDLSVTEDTKVFRYTKF, encoded by the coding sequence GTGGAAGACAAAAAGAAATTCAATCCATCCCCCTTTGTCGAAATCAGAGACCCACAGCTAAACGTACAAGAAATTGTCGAATCATTAGAATCCAAAATTCCATTGGACCCAAACCACCAAATCCATTGGTCGGAACTCACTAAAATCAGCTACAAACCAGAATCCCCTCTCGGATTTAGAAAATTTGACCCTGCGGGAACCGCACATTTATTTGAAAAGGGAATCTCGAGTCCAAAGTTTTCCAATCCGAAGTTTTGGTACATTCGTGGCCCTATCAAATTTATCATCAATCGAGTCATTTCGGTCTATAGCCAGATTGATAAAAAACTTTCTGAAAATCGAATCCGAGCTTTTTTCTCTGTGCTCCATGAATTGGTGCGTTTAGGAAAAAGATTGGAACTTATTGAAAGAAGATTTGATGGTTTTTACCGTGATCATTTATTAAACTCGAATCAAACTAAGTCGCCTAATTTTAGTTGGGCAACAGAATCCTTTTTTGTGGATGCAGGCATCAATCCAAATTGGAATCTTACTATAGATGATTTAAAAAGCTCAAAACAAGTTTTAGTTTTGTTTCCTGAATGGGGTGAAATCCTTAAACAATTATCAATTCAAAAAATTCCATTCCAATCAATTACTTCAAATTCAGAACAATATCAATTGATCAAAAATAAAATTTCGCATAACATACATTATCTCGAATCAATATTCCCTTTATCACAACTTAAAATGCAAAATTTTGATGTTCTAGTTTATTTGCCTTTAAATAGGTTTCCAACTTATTTCATTGAAAGAATTTTTGCTGAAATTTCCTATTTGTTAAACAAAGGAAACCATTTATATTTTTCTGTATCCATCCAACCTGGGTTTGATAATCGACCATTTAGAGACCTACAAATATCCGAAATCAATTTGGAATTGTTACCAAATTATTTAAACACATTAGGATTTAATTCCTTAAGAGATCTATCTGTAACAGAAGATACAAAGGTATTCCGATATACAAAATTCTAA